The sequence GCTGCGGCCCGGCGACGTCGTGCTGCTGCGCGGGGACCTGGGCGCCGGGAAGACGACGTTCGTGCGGGGCGCCGCCCGCGCGCTCGGCGCGGACGCGGCGGTGACGTCGCCGACGTTCGCGCTGGCCCACCGCTACGACGGCGACGTGCGGGTGGCGCACCTGGACCTGTACCGCCTGGGCGGCCTGGGCGCCGAGGACGAGGAGCTCGTCGAGGACGAGCTGGCGGGGGACGTCGTCGCCTTCGTCGAGTGGCCCGACCACGTCGC comes from Patulibacter sp. SYSU D01012 and encodes:
- the tsaE gene encoding tRNA (adenosine(37)-N6)-threonylcarbamoyltransferase complex ATPase subunit type 1 TsaE, which codes for MRPASETSDGGPVGGAATAVRRTASAAATEALGAEVAARLRPGDVVLLRGDLGAGKTTFVRGAARALGADAAVTSPTFALAHRYDGDVRVAHLDLYRLGGLGAEDEELVEDELAGDVVAFVEWPDHVAGLLAARTVLEVELRHAGADEREAELRWRAER